One genomic window of Scatophagus argus isolate fScaArg1 chromosome 16, fScaArg1.pri, whole genome shotgun sequence includes the following:
- the LOC124073889 gene encoding protein phosphatase 1 regulatory subunit 29, with amino-acid sequence MQVATTTSTLLFLILPSILFLSHFPNMVKGDCWLIEGDKGYVWLAICSQNQPPYETIPQHINNTVHDLRLNENKLKAVLFISMYRFTNLTDLNLTKNEISYIEDGAFAGQANLQVLQLGYNKLTNLTEGMMRGLGRLQCLFLQHNLIEVIASNAFWECPSLSSIDLSSNKLARIDPSTFTVLSRLMVCELAANPFHCGCDLYSFLTWLESFNNVTHTYDRLQCETPREMFGYPLLIAAGHAGRNAKNILYHHCRDGVMIPGMTSLPPDLDGPSGIGPEMFGGIGPYHQPTTSSSSTEHSFIPSIKLHHVSLSSASLLVQIPRPYSKMYILTQYNYTYVSDVMNLKNKKEMITLNKLKPHTNYTFCVASIRNSQRYNNTCLQFTTRAQHQDDMLPTPSTTTHYIMTIVGCLFGMLIVLGFVYYCLRKKRVHDEKKKSICVKKTILEMRYGPEVAAAVANDPSAVHKLQEQSREHHQYQHHHGGKLPMSTSSSSGMIHSANTSSSRLSSIPQVEKMATAFSEAMATSKGNYMDVRTGGAGMERMGDGGHGGMRGADLRDNDGTDVGDDSDDDGHGSASEISTIAMEVDKVNQIINNCIDALKLDAAAVAASGTSTNSTVSSNPTSPPATSTSSLTRGLIPLSQGLAETCQIIAPNKIPPPPPLPAFNAPLSERPGISGGGFVVTPPYRPPPPATAVRPIQRQMSADAAVVIVNAVKKQCSTTSCGSMGQDRERVGARVYSLDVPEPRSPDACNQQQQQYSDRASPLGCGEPLERLPLVGSGSCGEGGGGGCDSGGVGAQHQDSQKPHHYHQQQQIQQQQQQQLEVQQDYHCSEHRHSVPALYYESSHQGSPAQRVSFLKPLTRSRKDAASYSQLSPARHHSSYSGYSSSPEYSSESSLRIWERFRPYRKGQRDEACYVTAGNALRKKVQFAKGEDLHDILDYWKGVSAQQKL; translated from the exons ATGCAGGTTGCTACTACAACCTCCACTCTCCTTTTTCTTATTCTTCCCTCGATCCTTTTCCTATCACACTTTCCCAACATGGTCAAGGGAGACTGCTGGCTCATTGAAGGGGATAAAGGCTATGTGTGGTTGGCTATCTGCAGTCAAAACCAGCCGCCATACGAGACTATCCCCCAGCACATCAACAACACGGTCCATGACTTGAGATTGAATGAGAACAAGCTTAAAGCAGTGCTCTTCATTTCTATGTATCGCTTCACCAACCTGACTGACCTCAACCTCACCAAGAATGAAATCAGCTATATTGAGGATGGAGCCTTTGCAGGACAAGCCAACCTACAG GTTCTTCAGCTGGGCTACAATAAGTTGACCAACTTAACTGAGGGTATGATGAGAGGGCTTGGCCGCCTGCAATGCCTCTTCCTGCAGCACAACCTGATTGAGGTTATTGCCAGCAATGCATTCTGGGAGTGTCCCAGCCTCAGCAGCATTGACCTATCATCCAACAAACTTGCCCGCATTGACCCATCCACGTTCACAGTTCTCAGTCGGCTGATGGTGTGTGAACTGGCAGCAAATCCATTCCATTGTGGCTGCGATCTTTATAGCTTCCTCACCTGGTTGGAGTCCTTCAACAATGTCACACACACCTATGACCGCCTCCAGTGTGAGACACCCCGTGAGATGTTTGGTTACCCCCTACTAATTGCTGCTGGTCATGCTGGTCGGAATGCAAAAAACATATTGTACCATCATTGTCGTGATGGCGTGATGATTCCAGGGATGACCTCTCTCCCCCCAGATCTGGATGGTCCTTCTGGGATCGGCCCAGAGATGTTTGGTGGAATTGGACCGTACCACCAGCCCACCACCTCTTCTTCATCTACTGAACACAGCTTCATTCCCAGCATCAAGCTCCATCATGTCTCTTTGTCATCAGCTTCTCTCCTTGTGCAGATTCCGAGGCCCTACAGCAAAATGTATATTCTCACACAGTATAACTACACATATGTGTCTGATGTCATGAATTTGAAGAACAAGAAGGAGATGATTACCCTCAATAAGCTCAAACCGCACACCAATTACACCTTTTGTGTAGCATCCATCCGCAACTCTCAACGTTACAACAACACTTGTCTCCAGTTTACTACTCGGGCTCAACATCAAGATGACATGCTCCCCACACCTTCCACAACTACTCACTACATAATGACCATTGTGGGTTGTCTTTTTGGCATGCTCATTGTTCTAGGCTTCGTCTACTATTGTCTTCGTAAGAAACGGGTCCATGATGAAAAGAAGAAGTCCATCTGTGTTAAGAAAACTATTCTGGAAATGCGATATGGACCAGaggtagcagcagcagtggcaaaTGATCCGTCAGCAGTCCACAAGCTTCAAGAGCAGTCCAGAGAACATCACCAGTATCAACACCATCATGGAGGCAAACTTCCCATGTCCACATCCTCCAGCTCGGGAATGATCCACTCAGCCAACACCAGTTCGTCTAGGCTTTCCTCCATCCCACAAGTGGAAAAGATGGCCACTGCCTTTTCAGAGGCCATGGCCACAAGTAAAGGAAATTATATGGATGTCAGAACTGGAGGGGCAGGAATGGAGAGGATGGGAGATGGTGGGCATGGTGGGATGAGAGGGGCAGACTTGAGGGACAATGATGGAACTGATGTTGGAGATGACTCAGATGATGATGGACATGGCTCTGCATCAGAAATTTCCACCATTGCCATGGAGGTGGACAAGGTAAACCAGATCATCAATAACTGCATTGATGCACTGAAATTGGATGCAGCAGCAGTTGCTGCTTCAGGGACCTCCACTAACTCTACAGTCTCCTCCAATCCCACCTCCCCACCTGCCACCAGCACATCCTCCCTTACTCGCGGCCTAATCCCACTTTCCCAAGGGTTGGCAGAGACATGTCAGATCATTGCTCCCAATAAAATaccccctccaccacctctTCCAGCCTTCAATGCTCCTCTCTCTGAACGCCCAGGGATCAGTGGTGGTGGCTTTGTTGTCACTCCCCCCTACAGGCCTCCTCCACCAGCCACTGCTGTACGTCCCATTCAGCGACAAATGAGTGCAGATGCCGCTGTGGTTATTGTAAATGCTGTAAAAAAACAGTGCAGCACCACCTCATGCGGCTCCATGGGGCAGGACAGGGAACGTGTAGGAGCTAGAGTTTACAGCCTAGATGTTCCTGAGCCAAGGAGCCCGGATGCCTgtaatcaacaacaacagcagtactCAGACCGGGCCAGCCCCTTGGGCTGTGGGGAGCCCCTAGAGAGACTGCCTTTAGTGGGAAGTGGGAGCTGTGGTgaagggggtggtggtggttgcGACAGTGGTGGTGTTGGTGCCCAACATCAGGACAGCCAGAAGCCACACCATTACCATCAACAGcaacaaatacaacagcaacagcagcagcagctggaggtgcAGCAGGACTACCACTGCTCGGAGCATCGCCACTCCGTCCCAGCTCTCTACTACGAAAGCTCCCACCAGGGCTCCCCAGCCCAGAGGGTTTCCTTCCTGAAGCCCCTGACACGCTCCCGCAAGGATGCAGCATCGTACTCCCAACTCTCGCCTGCCCGCCACCATTCCAGTTACTCTGGCTACTCCTCCAGCCCTGAGTACTCCTCGGAGAGCTCACTGCGGATCTGGGAGCGCTTCCGTCCCTACCGGAAAGGTCAGCGAGATGAGGCCTGTTATGTGACGGCTGGAAATGCTCTTCGAAAAAAAGTGCAGTTTGCTAAAGGCGAGGACCTGCATGACATCCTTGATTACTGGAAGGGTGTGTCAGCACAACAGAAACTGTGA